In Limibacter armeniacum, a single window of DNA contains:
- a CDS encoding sensor histidine kinase has protein sequence MKDKHYNSQIRWVAYLMMVAGILVMFGWIIDFKPLLSVVPGLPTMKFNTALCFFLSGATLVTVSDQGLYLDSLNRFFSTLVFLIGGLTLIEHALDRQFGIDEIFVKDQISIVTKYSEPGRMSTATSFCFVLFSSAFILFKFKRGKTNFFGQLLLHLVTIISMVSFISYLYGVPVLSKLSIFTSMAIHTSLMFVLLSIAASLVHYRLGATARFTGNGIGNELIRRMFPTTLTMVLILGLLQLQAIEKGWISAEFGIALFVISYLLAHLFLLFSIVDKVNVLDRERKKVQEQFKTVVESTPNALLLMNQDGFITMVNREAEELFGYNRDELVGIEIEQLMPEEFRQDHPVLRNDFYKDPKARPMGKGRVLFALRKNKERVPVEIGLSPIENDGKTMVLASIIDISERIMAEEIIKRHSKELEAKNKELEQFAYIASHDLQEPLNTVIGFTSILEEHFQDDEYATKRLMHISRSSNRMLAFIRALLDYSRLGRNAKLEDVDCNQLLESLVADLNNLISTTETKVTIDKLPVLKAYSGELRMLFQNLITNAIKFRKPEDTAEIEISAERNGRMWQFSVQDNGIGIPEEHQEHIFEIFQRLHRRDEIEGTGIGLAHCKKIVDLHNGKVWVTSEVGVGSTFYFTIDDLGNTNLGI, from the coding sequence ATGAAAGATAAACATTACAACAGCCAGATCAGGTGGGTTGCCTATCTGATGATGGTAGCCGGTATATTGGTTATGTTTGGCTGGATAATAGATTTTAAGCCTCTTCTGAGTGTTGTTCCAGGTTTGCCGACCATGAAGTTCAATACAGCACTTTGCTTCTTCCTTTCAGGAGCTACCTTAGTTACCGTTTCAGATCAAGGGTTGTATCTTGATAGCCTTAACAGGTTTTTTTCCACCTTGGTCTTTCTGATAGGAGGATTGACCCTGATAGAACATGCACTTGACCGTCAGTTTGGAATAGACGAAATTTTTGTAAAAGACCAGATTTCTATCGTCACTAAGTATAGTGAGCCAGGCAGAATGTCCACTGCTACGTCTTTTTGCTTTGTGCTGTTTAGTTCAGCATTTATCCTTTTTAAGTTCAAGAGAGGGAAAACCAACTTTTTTGGGCAGTTGTTGCTGCATCTGGTAACTATTATTTCAATGGTTTCCTTTATCAGCTATCTGTATGGTGTTCCGGTGTTAAGTAAGTTGTCCATTTTTACCTCCATGGCGATTCATACTTCGCTAATGTTTGTCTTGCTGTCGATAGCGGCTTCGTTAGTACACTATAGGCTGGGGGCTACTGCAAGGTTTACAGGAAATGGGATTGGTAATGAACTGATCAGGAGAATGTTTCCAACGACCTTGACGATGGTTTTAATATTGGGATTATTACAGCTTCAGGCGATAGAGAAAGGATGGATTTCTGCTGAATTTGGTATTGCACTCTTTGTCATTTCTTACCTGTTAGCGCATTTGTTTTTGCTGTTTTCGATAGTTGATAAAGTCAATGTACTGGATCGTGAAAGAAAGAAAGTACAAGAGCAGTTTAAGACCGTTGTAGAGTCAACACCAAATGCATTGCTGTTAATGAATCAGGATGGGTTTATTACGATGGTTAATAGGGAAGCAGAGGAGCTTTTTGGTTATAATCGAGATGAATTGGTTGGGATTGAAATCGAGCAACTGATGCCTGAAGAGTTTCGTCAAGACCATCCAGTGCTTCGAAATGATTTTTATAAAGACCCCAAAGCCCGCCCGATGGGAAAAGGCAGGGTATTGTTCGCTTTGCGCAAAAATAAAGAAAGGGTACCTGTTGAAATTGGCTTGAGTCCGATCGAAAATGATGGCAAAACTATGGTGTTGGCTTCCATTATTGATATTTCAGAAAGAATAATGGCTGAAGAAATCATTAAAAGACACTCAAAGGAACTAGAAGCCAAAAATAAGGAGCTGGAGCAGTTTGCCTATATCGCCTCACATGATTTGCAGGAGCCACTGAATACCGTTATTGGTTTTACCTCGATACTGGAAGAGCACTTCCAAGATGATGAATATGCTACAAAGCGTCTGATGCATATCAGTCGATCATCGAACAGGATGCTAGCTTTTATAAGGGCTTTGCTGGACTATAGCAGGTTAGGTCGGAATGCGAAGTTAGAAGATGTTGACTGTAACCAGTTGTTGGAATCGTTAGTAGCTGATCTGAACAACCTTATTTCCACTACAGAAACAAAGGTAACTATTGATAAGCTACCGGTTTTAAAGGCTTATAGCGGAGAGTTGAGAATGTTGTTCCAAAACCTGATAACCAATGCTATCAAGTTTAGAAAACCTGAGGATACTGCTGAAATTGAGATCAGTGCAGAAAGAAATGGGAGAATGTGGCAGTTTTCAGTACAGGACAATGGTATTGGTATTCCTGAGGAACATCAGGAGCATATATTTGAAATCTTTCAGCGATTGCACCGTAGGGATGAAATAGAGGGTACGGGTATAGGATTGGCACATTGTAAGAAGATCGTTGATTTGCATAATGGTAAAGTATGGGTAACGTCAGAAGTAGGGGTAGGTAGCACTTTTTATTTTACAATTGATGACTTGGGTAATACTAATTTGGGGATATAA
- a CDS encoding arginine--tRNA ligase, whose product MDLEKKVVQGIAEAFKNVYDAEVAESDINLQPTKKDFEGDLTFVVFPFLRVTKAKPEQTAEAIGAYLKEHVNAVSDYNVVNGFLNLVFNKSVWVDTLKNLAENDSLGANARRDEKVMVEYSSPNTNKPLHLGHLRNNFLGYSVSNILEADGYDVTKVNLVNDRGIHICKSMLAYQKFGNGEQPSESLKGDHLAGKYYVKFDKAYKEEIDQLLAEKQADYPALAGVEDVKSLKKEIESKGKKEELTDTEKEQIKALKELFTYAEKNAPLLLEAQEMLRKWEAGDEDTVSLWKQMNEWVYEGFDKTYKLMGVEFDHMYKESETYLLGKDIVEEGLEKGVFFKKEDNSVWIDLSDEGLDEKLVLRGDGTAVYMTQDMGTADLKANDYGMKKSIYVVGNEQDYHFKVLQLIMKKLGRDYADGIYHLSYGMVDLPTGKMKSREGTVVDADDLIQEMIDTAEERTKESGKIDNFTEEEAKELYRMLALGALKYYLLKVDPRKRMLFNPKESIDFQGDTGVYIQYNHAKIQALLRRAEKDGIDYSPAAFEGLTALSAVEADLVALLAKVGDKISESARDYAPSVMASYGFDVAKAYSKVYAEMPIFNEEDSKKKAFRIALSEQTARVIKVAMNLIGVEVPNRM is encoded by the coding sequence ATGGATTTAGAAAAGAAAGTTGTTCAAGGAATTGCTGAGGCGTTTAAAAACGTATATGATGCCGAGGTAGCAGAATCAGACATCAATTTGCAGCCTACTAAAAAGGACTTTGAGGGTGATCTGACTTTTGTGGTTTTTCCATTTCTGAGAGTGACAAAGGCAAAGCCTGAGCAAACGGCTGAGGCGATTGGGGCTTACCTGAAGGAGCATGTAAATGCTGTTTCAGATTATAATGTAGTGAACGGTTTCTTGAATCTTGTATTCAATAAGTCGGTTTGGGTAGATACATTGAAAAACCTGGCTGAAAATGATAGCCTAGGTGCAAATGCCCGAAGAGATGAGAAAGTAATGGTAGAGTACTCTTCTCCAAATACCAACAAGCCACTACACCTTGGTCATTTGAGGAATAACTTCTTGGGATATTCTGTTTCTAACATCCTTGAAGCTGACGGTTATGATGTAACCAAAGTAAACTTGGTAAACGACCGTGGTATTCATATCTGTAAGTCAATGTTGGCTTACCAAAAGTTTGGTAACGGTGAGCAGCCTTCAGAGAGCTTGAAAGGAGACCACTTGGCAGGTAAATACTACGTAAAGTTTGACAAGGCTTACAAAGAGGAGATTGACCAGCTGTTAGCAGAAAAGCAAGCTGATTATCCTGCCTTGGCTGGAGTGGAAGACGTGAAATCGTTGAAAAAAGAGATCGAGTCAAAAGGCAAAAAAGAAGAGCTGACAGATACAGAAAAAGAGCAAATCAAGGCGCTGAAGGAGCTGTTTACTTATGCAGAGAAAAATGCGCCACTTTTGTTGGAGGCACAGGAAATGCTACGTAAATGGGAAGCTGGTGACGAGGATACTGTATCTCTGTGGAAGCAGATGAACGAGTGGGTGTACGAAGGTTTTGACAAGACGTACAAGCTGATGGGCGTTGAGTTTGACCACATGTACAAAGAGTCTGAGACTTACCTGCTGGGTAAAGATATTGTAGAGGAAGGTTTGGAAAAAGGAGTGTTCTTCAAGAAAGAAGACAATTCTGTATGGATTGACCTTTCTGATGAAGGACTGGATGAGAAGCTGGTACTTCGTGGTGACGGTACGGCTGTATACATGACACAAGACATGGGTACAGCTGACCTGAAAGCGAATGACTACGGTATGAAGAAGTCGATCTACGTGGTAGGTAACGAGCAAGATTACCACTTCAAGGTGCTTCAGCTGATTATGAAAAAGCTGGGACGTGATTATGCAGATGGTATCTATCACCTGTCATACGGTATGGTGGATTTGCCGACTGGTAAGATGAAGTCACGTGAAGGTACTGTGGTAGATGCGGACGATCTGATCCAGGAGATGATCGATACAGCAGAGGAAAGAACGAAGGAATCAGGTAAGATCGATAATTTTACGGAAGAGGAAGCGAAAGAGCTTTACCGCATGTTGGCATTGGGAGCACTGAAGTATTACCTGCTGAAAGTAGACCCAAGAAAACGTATGCTTTTCAACCCTAAAGAGTCAATTGACTTCCAAGGTGATACAGGTGTTTATATTCAGTATAACCACGCCAAGATTCAAGCATTGTTGAGAAGAGCTGAAAAGGATGGAATTGATTATTCACCTGCTGCATTTGAAGGCCTAACAGCGCTTTCAGCTGTAGAGGCAGACCTTGTGGCACTACTGGCAAAAGTAGGTGACAAGATCAGTGAATCGGCAAGGGATTATGCTCCTTCTGTAATGGCAAGCTATGGCTTTGATGTAGCAAAGGCATACAGTAAAGTATATGCTGAAATGCCAATCTTCAATGAGGAAGACAGCAAGAAAAAGGCATTCAGAATTGCTTTGTCAGAGCAGACTGCTCGAGTGATTAAGGTAGCCATGAACCTGATTGGTGTTGAGGTACCAAACAGAATGTAA
- a CDS encoding GNAT family N-acetyltransferase encodes MPTTIISLEDIQIRTYLKPGDIGYVTFLHGDLYSKEFGYGVDFESYVAKGLGEFAVNFDSKKERVWVCEYKEQIIGFLSLVNSDGAAQLRYFLILPEFRGIGLGGKLMNLFMEFMQEAGYHTSFLLTTPALETATKLYQKFGYQLEEELPSLVFQEPKTLLKYTIEL; translated from the coding sequence ATGCCTACTACAATAATTTCACTCGAGGATATTCAAATCAGGACTTACCTTAAACCTGGAGATATAGGATATGTTACTTTTTTACATGGGGATTTATATAGTAAAGAATTTGGGTATGGTGTTGATTTTGAATCTTATGTAGCAAAAGGGTTAGGGGAGTTTGCGGTCAATTTTGATTCAAAAAAAGAGAGGGTTTGGGTTTGTGAGTATAAAGAGCAAATCATTGGCTTCCTGTCACTGGTGAATAGTGATGGTGCTGCACAATTACGCTACTTTTTGATTTTACCTGAGTTTAGAGGAATCGGCTTAGGAGGGAAGTTAATGAACCTGTTTATGGAGTTTATGCAGGAAGCAGGTTACCACACTTCTTTTTTATTGACTACTCCTGCGTTGGAGACGGCTACTAAGTTGTATCAAAAATTTGGATATCAATTGGAAGAGGAATTGCCGTCATTAGTTTTTCAGGAACCAAAAACATTACTCAAGTATACAATCGAACTGTAA